The stretch of DNA AaggtttaatttaattgatataatTTCACTTAATTTCCAAAAACCTTTTTTAAAGCTCTATTTTCACAAAAGAATTAAAGTAAATGTGATTCACAACTaagcaaaatattttatttataacaaATCTAAATCCAGATGTACGAAAATTATTGTAATGATTTATGGTGTTTTGTTTTGTCTGCAGGATCAAATATATAATGCCGATTGCTTTCTGACACGTGAACAAGCAACATAAAGCTGTCCATGCGAGAAGCATGGATATTCTAGGTTTATGTCACAAATTTCCAATGACTGTCCTTGGGCTCCATTGACAATCGTTGCGAATGCAAGACGCACTGGAAATTGCAGACGTTTGAAATCAAACGGCAAGTCTGTGGGAATCATTGGAATACGCGGAATCACCTTTGTATTTTCCTTTTAAAATCGTCGCTTCAATGACATTGTTCATAAGATTTTTCACTGTGAGCCTGATGCCATTGCAAAGTTGAGGTTGATTGATGTTACTCAACATTATAGTTACCGATTCAACTTTTAACCGCaaattgtgaagcgaaaatctgTACAACATCAGTGAATTGTAAAAATTCGATGGAATAGTAAACATCATCTTGGCTCGTGTCCGTGGAGCGACCGATTTGTATTAATGCAATTGCCCATTATTTTGGCTTTGAATTAGGAAACTCAATTCTTCAACAtctatattgacgtaggactacgtcttttatttttgtaccggggtgtaagttcaaaaacaCCCCATTGCTGCTTGTATAGCGCCCCATCTGGTACTACGTGACTTTATCAATCGAATTTTCTTCACCAACAGCAAATACCGCCATGTCACTGCCTTTGTTTACATACTTGCATATGTATTTGATAGATTTGGCAGAGTTGCAATATTCTACGTTAACATGCGCCCTAAAGGTCTTTGACAACAATGTTGAGTACGAAACAATCCAACGGTTATCAGCTCCGATTTCCTCGTTATTTACATTAACGGTGGCTGTTCTCACGTTGTCCACAGTAGACCTTCCCATACAATGGATACCCATCATTCCCAGTAACCGTCTCTGACAACAATGCTCAGGACTATCGTTTCGAACACTTTTCGTCAACCATAGGGGAAGCGAGGGTAAGCCCGCCACTGAGGATAAGACCGGCACCCcctgagttttactagaaaactctgattaactacgtttttgaatactctacatgttagtatttattattttagacgttttcaatcacatcgaacccaccgtgatccgtcaattgtcaaaatataaatcaaaacaaacgcgagtgccgatgatatgtagccgaatgtaattttccgtcagtgaagtttaagcttttattgttgaacgcggtttcaaattcttttcgctgctctacagtttgtcccctggattgttagtaatcactgggattcgagttgaggtaagttaaagcaataagttaatagaaatagtcttcTTGAAAAATGTGTGCTCTCGGGGTAAGTCCGCCACCCTTTCAGTGGGGGATCCCGGCATGGTTTGCGTTTAGTTGAAGGTTTCTAagacatattttccatcaatttcaaatgcttcgcagctaccaaaggaaaacgaatcgagggagttggtcccaggagaatctcacccttgcaaaagaggctattgttagtggagtttctatcaaacgtgcttccacgatgtaaatttaatgttggatttaagctgttcgataaattaaatgaacttcatcattgaacgaaaaataatggcTGTATGGTcttaacgaaaataataaactaattacaactaaacataatttaattagttttattgccatcataatcacaaaaacctgaaaaaaattacctacagtcatgaactcattcttctctgtgatttcaaggcgaatcctagtgtgattaaaagcgtcgtatgacggatattgattcaagtaagaagaaaaactgaccaccggtaagtgttcaatgtggtcctagattccattaaatttgtaattgaattgtggtgtggtttggtgatttcttctccatattccatgttcatcggaacttgttccgaccatatctccggaatcgGTTGAGCGATTCGAACCATACTCGACAGCGACATTTAGAATTAGATTACCTTCTATTTGCCGACTGtcacattcaaactggttcaactgttgccaagtatatatattgagaaattgagatgacggtcttaccccatagggtaccggtgttacccccatggggtgccggtttcacccgcactggttgagcttaatttttatggcagttttttaaattgactattacttgagaaaattaccgtttaaatgtactgatattccttatatctcatggaaaataaactagacaatgattctgtggaggaaacatatcaatatgtgcccgcagatctcacaaaacaatacttttccttAGGGGGTCGGGCATACCCCCCATTCCCCTACATGGTGAATTCCTGAATAAATCGGGTCGCCCGTAATGGCGAACATGTCATGACGTCTTGAGCATATTCATGTATATGCCGCAGACTTCCAACATAAGTTGCAGGGAGAATCGTCAAACTACCAGCATTGTTCACGTGTCCATCTATATTGATAGCAGCCATTCAAGAAGATGATATTTCACGTTCCCTGAGGAACTTTTACCGTATCAACGTATGCATCAACTagagtcatttattaatacttggttgagatttcttaagccaaataacacgccttgcatgtattccgaggggcaagatctagaatacgcgtgactacagtgcaagtcgaaggaaatttctttgacgaaaaattccccggccagaacgggaatcgaacctgaacccggcatgataatgtgagacgctaaccactcggctacgggTGCATCCCGCATTTGGATATAATCTTCTGATCCCAGTTTCTGGTGATTCAATCGTTCAGTTTCAATATTGACGTACATGTCGacacagggtgtcgactcaaattccgaaaaaaaattccctgatattccctgattttccagtactTTTCCAGAAAAATTCCAGATATAGACTAGtgatcaaaatttttattttagttctGTTTTTTAACAGCTAGTAAGTATCTATGAAGGCTAGAACAAGTAAATTTATGAGCGAATATAATCCAATAAATgagttttttgtatttttttgtttgaattataCAAAGACTGAGAAACGGCGTAAAAGATAGAACATGATTTATTCATGCAGTTCATGAAAGATGCTTAAATACTAATACagcagaaaattttatttattttgattcgGATGAGTTTTACAAAACAGTTGATTTCAACaaagcgattttttcttgcaaacTTTCGGCTTCCTTCTGtgcgttttccaaaattttactCCGTTTGATCTCTAAAGatttcgcttctgcttctcGTTGACGTTTCATCATCTTTGACGCATTTGACGCAAGATCTTCTTTCTTACGGCGTTCCTTGTCTTCTATATAAAGGGAGTGAGAATTTCGAACTCGTTGAATTAGCTGGTTCGAAATTTGTATTGATGCTATCTCTCCAGCGTGAAATACAGCGTCATAAATTTGTCGCTTAGCAACAACCGATTCCTCACGCATGTTTTCAAAAAGACATTCAGCGTTAATGGAAAAGCCCCTCTCAAGGTTGGCGTTTCCATGCGAGAGACAGCAGATCATTTTTACGATGGTAAAAAGTTCCATAAACTCATCCCCCGATAGCAATCCCTTCCAGAAATGGTCCAGTCGttcatttttccgatcatagtaGGCAAACTTGTTGCTTTTGTTGCTACCAACtaattttaaatattgtttcagtGCCAAGTCTGCTGAAGCTCCACTGATACGACCAAAATCCATCAATATAGTTAAAAGCTTTTCGAATCGTTTTCCAGCCAATTTTTGATCGGAATCAATGACTGAAGGGTCAAGAGAGGATGCGGCTTTCGTCACAGGATACGTCAatggcgatcgcttcataagctTTAGAATCAGTGCTTTCAAAAATCCTTTGCATTCCAGACGAAATTGCAGAATTTGTTTTTGGGTCAATTTTGACgagttttttaaaacttttcttgttTCAAAACCCAATACAATCTCTTTCATTGGTAAATGATTCTTGGCTTCATTGATCTCTTCTATTGTTACCTGAAAGAAATGAAAACagtaaattttattcaaatagcAATAAAATTGCTATTGGATCAATCATTTGATAGAATGAATTATCCACAAGAGATTAAATATACCTGAGTGATGTTCTTTAGCTGATCGATCTGCATGAATCTTCCCAATATACTTCTAGCCATTTGACTCAAATTGTTATACAAAAATGGCACCATGGGATTATCCGTTTGGAACTCGCGCAAAAATGGTTCTACTTCAGCGGCAACGGATTTGAAAAAGGTCAACTTAGCCAACAGTAGAGGATCTTTTAGACACTCAACTACATCGACGTACGAATCtgattttggttcaattttgtCATTCTGAACACCCTCAACGAACTTCCTTATATGAGGAGTAATCTCCACAGCTCTTTGTGCTACGTTAATGTTTTCCAACCATCTGTGAGCGCAAAACTTCAGTGGATACACAGCACTTCCCGAATACGATGTGAATAAAGCGCGTCGTGCTGGAACATCTTTGAAGATGTGATAGATGCCTCGCAGGTACTTCGTAACATTCCATCCAGAGCAGCGAACACCTTCCTTGAATGCACCGtgcaaaatatgcaatccgcagCTACCTAAATCCAAGAGCCtttcttctccatgttcaaagTCCATTTTCAGCTCGCGTAAAAATGACCAATTCACGTTGGGACCATCCATCGACACCTGAAGAAGCTTGTTTAAAGGGATATTTCCCAGGCCTTCTTTAAAAGCTGCATGTAAATCTGTTGCTCGAGATCGTCCCAAGAACATTGAGGTCATGTAACGAGTTACCACCTCCTTCTTTTCTTCATCCCAAAATCTGACATTTAGATCCATTTGCTGCTTTTTTGTAGTCTTATTTAAGGACTCGTCAAAACCAACGACAATGCAGTTTGTATTATGCAGAGTTTTATCGAGCTCAGATTTATAATAGGGGGCAATGCCAAACAGCATCATGTAGCTCATTTTATCACGGCCTAGTTGAACCTTCTCAGCAATCTGGCTATCATGAAACATTGTTCTCAATACTACCATGTCCTTTTCAGCTGTGCGGAGTGATTTGTGACACATAACTGTTTCCAAACACCACAGGATCTCAGCTTTGATGGTATCGTTTTTCAGCATGAATTTATCGATAGTTTTCGAAGGAGGTAGAATGCTCGCAGAGGAAACTGAAGGAATCGCAACAGTAGGTACTGATTCCACAGGTGGATGATCATTTCTAGCACAACTGAATCCGATATTCTTGGAAGTGCCTGGTTCGAACGTTTGGTGTGAATCActcattagatatttgaaaatatttccgGCTGTGGTTCGTTGACTATGCTTCTTTGATTTCATATGACTTTTGAGAGCCTGTTTGCCCATGTTGCTGAGAACTATTTCACAGGAACATACAGAACAGTATGCGCATCCTAGCTTAGTGTCAATTCGTTTCAACCATGATGAAAACTCCGGGTCATGCAACCAAACGCCTTGGAACGTGGTTTTGCTTGCCATTTCGAACTAAGTTCTACTGGATTTCCTATGATAAAGATAATAATTATCAGTAAAAAAGGTCACTGTAAATTGTCAGTACACTACACCTTCGCTTCAGTTGATAGTCGGGGAAGAATGCCAGACAACCTTATGATTTTATCGTACCTCTCtgctaaaataatgaataaattattttactGTATTCACCGATTATAAAATTGGCTCACCCACCTCAACTTTAACACAAAGCGAGCATCAACAATCACTTCCATTAAATGAAATTCAAACTTAAATTTTTGCAGTTCTGTTTCTGCCTACGAGCACCAACAGTCGCTTCCGTTGAACGAAATTCAAACTTAAATTCTTGCAGTTCTATTTCTTCTTACGCAAACACATCTTTCAAATGGTCGAAAAAACAGCCCCGTGACATCGCCTATCTTACTGGCTGTGCTCGGAAAGCGCAAATATATCAGCTGTCAGTTGCATTCAACAATTGTCAAACTGGTGCTCGAGATGATGGTATCTGATAAATAACGGCTTAACACGGAGTTGGCAAAAACTGCACGAAAGTAAAAGACTTCTACTTTCGCGCCATTTTCACagacaaaaacaaacaacataCACTGAAGTAAATGTACACATAAAACCTGGAAggctaaaaacttttatattttatatccaACGAATTTCATTTTTCCCTGATTGTGGTaaaattccctgattttccctgattttccctgaccatatttgaattccctgatattccctgattttcaaggattttcaaggtAGGTTTCAAGGTTCAAGGTTATGTCGGACATAATATTGCTGTCACTTCAATATGTGATTTTTATCAGCAGCATAATCTTCTGTAGGATAGTAACGAAATACCAAGTATATtctctatgatataaccgcaaggttgacgtgggactaccattggcttagtaatcatttgtttgtagaagcaattttcgaattctattgaattcaacatatttgctgtgtaagtaaagaatttgaacaaacgccatgtaatgtgaAGCACCTTGGTTCTGATGACTGTGTTGGGTAAACCGTAAATTGGCCAATCAAatcgaggcagttagggcattgcttatctcaggaaaaatgacattttattaatttttatagatgcgtagaaacatTTTAAAGACTTTTGACTttgactttatttttttctcttctttaacaataaattatcactcCTAGTCTTATGTGGGGTCTTGTTCTGATGCCTAGCAAcatgcctgattttttttagcgcgaaaaaattaaaaacttttctTTTTGGAGCCATTTTCGTGTTAATAACTTCCAATTTAGAGCAGCAAGAGTAAATTCCCCGTAAATTCATAGAAAACAGTCATtttgttgaagttttcaatTCATATGAAATGTTTAGGACCTGTTGAGTCTGATGAgttttattagttgtttttgttAAAACTAACATAAAAAATTCCGCTAGACTGGCAGgtagcaactatattgccaccaactttttcaatgttttaaactattttgcgtattgaaaattattgtttgTGTATTTTAGCGTGTAAACATGTTGTtttttcagtgtttttgttttcgtttatcTTTCAGTGGAGTAAACATAAAACTGATAATTCGTAGAAACAATTCACAATTCTCGAGATACCAGCAACccattttgaatacatttctaACTATCAAATGGGTAAGTTTTAGTACACCATTCCAATATGTGTGACCTGCTGTGATCACGTAATGGAAAATAACGGTACTCTGTGGTGGACCATTTTTTCCATTACGATATAACTTTCGGTTACACTTTTCAACTGAAGCTATGTCGAGTGAAAATGAATCAGATGACGACCTTGAAAAAGACTTGGAGGAAATTTGTGGATTTTCTCCTGATGTTTCTGAGGATGGTTTTGAAACAGATGCGGAATCGTTTGCCAGCAGCAATCCGGATTTATCCATAATCGATATTCTTGTGACAAGTGACGATTCTAATGACTATGATAAGGACAGTGAAACTGAACGGAATACATCCGAAAAAAACTCAGAATTGTGTGTCTCTGGTCTCCGTAACCGTAAGTTTTTAAATGCTAATTTCTGcgatggaaaatttaaattgttttCTAATTCTGTTACTTTTAATGTCACATACAGAACCGGACGATAACAGAGAATTAGAGGAGACTTTTGGACTGTCCCATAATCTCGAGATGTCTGAGAACGACCTGGAAGCTGATCCTAAAGCACTGAAAAGCCGCAAATCGCTTCCAGTTTTCCTCAAGAAGCATTCGCAAAGAGAAAATGATCATGCTAAAGACGTTGGGATGGAACAAACTGCTTCGATAAATGAACCACAACCGTCTTCTTCGGAACTCCAGAACCGtaagtattttaaaaaaaatctattattcagcccgcattaaaaaaaataggtttCTCGGGTTATCAGGCTACttctataaaaaatgtttgaagtaAACCATTTAATTTGGTACTTATTTATTAGGGAAGCTAACTACTGAAG from Toxorhynchites rutilus septentrionalis strain SRP chromosome 3, ASM2978413v1, whole genome shotgun sequence encodes:
- the LOC129775107 gene encoding uncharacterized protein LOC129775107, with the translated sequence MASKTTFQGVWLHDPEFSSWLKRIDTKLGCAYCSVCSCEIVLSNMGKQALKSHMKSKKHSQRTTAGNIFKYLMSDSHQTFEPGTSKNIGFSCARNDHPPVESVPTVAIPSVSSASILPPSKTIDKFMLKNDTIKAEILWCLETVMCHKSLRTAEKDMVVLRTMFHDSQIAEKVQLGRDKMSYMMLFGIAPYYKSELDKTLHNTNCIVVGFDESLNKTTKKQQMDLNVRFWDEEKKEVVTRYMTSMFLGRSRATDLHAAFKEGLGNIPLNKLLQVSMDGPNVNWSFLRELKMDFEHGEERLLDLGSCGLHILHGAFKEGVRCSGWNVTKYLRGIYHIFKDVPARRALFTSYSGSAVYPLKFCAHRWLENINVAQRAVEITPHIRKFVEGVQNDKIEPKSDSYVDVVECLKDPLLLAKLTFFKSVAAEVEPFLREFQTDNPMVPFLYNNLSQMARSILGRFMQIDQLKNITQVTIEEINEAKNHLPMKEIVLGFETRKVLKNSSKLTQKQILQFRLECKGFLKALILKLMKRSPLTYPVTKAASSLDPSVIDSDQKLAGKRFEKLLTILMDFGRISGASADLALKQYLKLVGSNKSNKFAYYDRKNERLDHFWKGLLSGDEFMELFTIVKMICCLSHGNANLERGFSINAECLFENMREESVVAKRQIYDAVFHAGEIASIQISNQLIQRVRNSHSLYIEDKERRKKEDLASNASKMMKRQREAEAKSLEIKRSKILENAQKEAESLQEKIALLKSTVL